DNA from Cyanobacteria bacterium FACHB-DQ100:
TGTGATCTCAAACGTCCGCCAAGCCATGCTCAAAACCAGCGCCCAAGCCGCAATAAAACAAGTCGGAACCAAGAAGGGCTGAAACCAATGAATCAGGCTCACTAAAACTTTAAAGAACATCTCACGAAATCAACCAGATTGTTATGGGCAATTTAGGTTAAATAATAGTAGACCCCTTGGCATCTGACCCCGGACTTACTTAAGGGTGATTTACCAAACTTGCGATTGCCCACTTAATCAACACCATCATGAGAGTTTCTCTGGCTGCTAGCCCCGCCCAATCCCAACAAACCCGCCATCAGCTTGCCAACCCTGAAGACTCCCTATCCTACGAGTTAGGCAAAGCGGTACAGGAGTTGCCGCCAGTCTATACCCGAGTCTTAGCAGGCAGCATCAGCGTTTTAGTGCTGGGAACGATCAACTGGGCGCACTTTAGCGAAGTCGAAGAAGTTGCCAACGCCACCGGGAAAATTGTTCCTTCGACTGAAGTTCGACCGTTTCGCGCTCCCAGCGTCGGCACGATCACAAGAATCAACGTCAAGCCAGGAATGACCGTTGAAAAAGGACAAACCCTGATGGAAATCGACCCAGGGGCAACCGAAACGAATGTCGATAGCTTGAAGCAGGACGCGAAAAAAATTCAGGAAGACATTCAGCGACTCGAAGCGGAGAGCCAAGGACAAGGCGCAACGGGAAATGCGCTACAAGATCAACTGACTGCCTCACGCCAGCGAGAATTTATCGATAAGCAAAATGCTGCAATTGCTGAAGCCAATCGTCAAAACGCCACGATCGGTGAAGCCCAAGCCCGTCTGGAGCGCTTCCAGGAAAACTTGGTCAATGCCCGCGCAACTTTGACAAACGCGACGGCAAGTAAAGCAGATGCTCGTAAAAACCTAGAAATTGCCCAAGAGCGACAAAGACGCCTCAAAACGCTAGAAGACAGCGGAGCCGTTCCGCACTTAGAATTACTGAACGCAGCGGCACAGGTGACACAAGCTAGCCAACAACTGACAAGCGCCATCAACCAAATTAACGAGGCGGAAGGTCAAATCACTTCCCTTGAAAGAGAAATTGAAGCGCAACAACAGCGGATTAATCAGGCTCGACAGGCTTTTGAATCAGCACGCAGCACCGCACAAGGACTCACCCCTCAACGTCAATCAGAGATTTTGACGCAGTTAAAACAACGCCGGGAAGAGTTGACCAAAAAACAAGGCGAAATTGCAGTTGCAACTCAGCAACGTAAAGACCGCGAATCGATCACGGCTCCTTTTGCGGGAATAATCTATAACCTCAAAGCTACAGAAGGATTGGTACAGCAGGGTGAAGAGCTCCTCTCGCTGCTGCCAAAAGACCGCGACTTGGTACTAGAAGTGAAAGTCTCTAACCAAGATATTGGCTTTGTGCGTCCGGGAATGAAAGCAAAAGTGAAGCTGGCAACCTTCCCGTATCAAGAATTCGGCGTGATCGAGGGAGAACTGATTTCGATTAGCCCAGACGCAGTGGTCGAAAGAGATGAAAACGGGCGCGAATTAGGACCTGTTTTTCCAGCAAAGGTGAGACTCGATCGTAATGCAATTCCCGTTCGGGGTCGCAATGTCGAACTTTCTCCAGGGATGGCAGGAACAGCAGATATTGTGACGCGCAAGCGATCAATTCTCTCTTTCTTGGTTGAGCCGATTACACGACGATTTAGCGAAGCCTTCTCGGTTCGATAGAGCGG
Protein-coding regions in this window:
- a CDS encoding HlyD family efflux transporter periplasmic adaptor subunit → MRVSLAASPAQSQQTRHQLANPEDSLSYELGKAVQELPPVYTRVLAGSISVLVLGTINWAHFSEVEEVANATGKIVPSTEVRPFRAPSVGTITRINVKPGMTVEKGQTLMEIDPGATETNVDSLKQDAKKIQEDIQRLEAESQGQGATGNALQDQLTASRQREFIDKQNAAIAEANRQNATIGEAQARLERFQENLVNARATLTNATASKADARKNLEIAQERQRRLKTLEDSGAVPHLELLNAAAQVTQASQQLTSAINQINEAEGQITSLEREIEAQQQRINQARQAFESARSTAQGLTPQRQSEILTQLKQRREELTKKQGEIAVATQQRKDRESITAPFAGIIYNLKATEGLVQQGEELLSLLPKDRDLVLEVKVSNQDIGFVRPGMKAKVKLATFPYQEFGVIEGELISISPDAVVERDENGRELGPVFPAKVRLDRNAIPVRGRNVELSPGMAGTADIVTRKRSILSFLVEPITRRFSEAFSVR